A genomic window from Longimicrobium sp. includes:
- a CDS encoding peptide deformylase, with protein sequence MSIRPIVRLGDPLLREICAPVNDPADPRVAETVRDLADTLAHSRATTGYGRAIAAPQIGVLERIVFLNVDGAAPWPFVNPSIAAHSDEVVTVWDGCLSFLSIFCQVPRWASVTVRYQDLAGAWHEVEADGDLSELLQHEIDHLDGILTVDRMTDVRTLVTREEFELRYRAESPYGRTPSPRPPPPPAGAQGG encoded by the coding sequence ATGTCCATCCGCCCCATCGTCCGCCTGGGCGACCCGCTCCTGCGCGAGATCTGCGCGCCGGTAAACGATCCCGCCGATCCGCGCGTGGCGGAGACGGTGCGCGACCTTGCGGACACGCTGGCGCACTCGCGCGCGACCACCGGCTACGGACGCGCCATCGCGGCGCCGCAGATCGGTGTGCTGGAGCGGATCGTCTTCCTGAACGTCGATGGCGCGGCGCCGTGGCCCTTCGTCAACCCGTCCATCGCGGCGCACAGCGACGAGGTGGTGACGGTGTGGGACGGATGCCTGAGCTTCCTCAGCATCTTCTGCCAGGTGCCGCGCTGGGCGTCGGTCACCGTGCGCTACCAGGATCTCGCGGGCGCCTGGCACGAGGTGGAGGCGGATGGCGACCTGTCCGAGCTCCTCCAGCACGAGATCGACCACCTGGACGGCATCCTAACCGTGGACCGCATGACCGACGTGCGCACGCTGGTGACGCGCGAGGAGTTCGAGCTGCGGTACCGGGCGGAGTCGCCGTACGGGAGGACCCCCTCCCCCCGGCCCCCTCCCCCGCCTGCGGGGGCGCAGGGCGGGTGA
- a CDS encoding PBP1A family penicillin-binding protein, with product MAVDTSDWKARARAGWQRLRAAWRNRQERKIVIGLGLVTMASCGTGGVVAAWTRACTGTCPSADQVADFAPRQASQVLDSRGALLGTFHRERRTVVPIKSLPRYVPLAFVSIEDARFYHHEGVDPMRVVGAIRDNILGGFGATGGSTITMQLARNLFPQQLPAGEKSMRRKIAEAKLALEMERKLSKDRILELYLNHIYLGAGAYGIEAASRTYFNKSASQLTLLEAATLAGLPQAPSAYNPREHPERAERRRNRVLEMMRQEGVITPALAAELQRQPVTVAPPTNALRSPYFVEAVRRELEPRFGELLYTGGLRIYTALDPVLQQTAEQALEAQIRAIEGGTYGGYRHPTYERFTAGLKPDQAVRHTPYLQGLAVVMDPNTGAVMAMVGGRDFKQSQFNRATQALRQPGSVFKPFVYAADLERGRSPLFAVSDGPLTVGTWSPKNYDGRYGGHMTLRSALRNSRNLATIRVGRDAGFERVKDLARRAGISTPIPGFPSVYIGAAAVYPVDLISAYATFGNGGYRVEPRYVTRVEDHQGKLLWQPPAPTRRTVDPAVGWIITDMMREVVDRGTGYGVRDPSIGGISYDIPIAGKTGTTNSATDVWFVGYTPELLTGVWLGLDNPQTILGGATGGTLAVPVWARIMRKAYETRRPPPAWPRPRSVVARRVSGGRVLTADCPYGGGTTDYFAARYAPPASCAAPAVRTPTFVDPTPELPGRPVFPGQPRVPQPEDFIKPQPAQPEKRP from the coding sequence GTGGCAGTGGACACCAGCGATTGGAAGGCGCGCGCGCGAGCCGGCTGGCAGCGGCTGCGCGCGGCGTGGCGCAACCGGCAGGAACGCAAGATCGTAATCGGCCTGGGGCTGGTGACGATGGCGTCGTGCGGCACCGGCGGCGTGGTGGCCGCGTGGACGCGCGCCTGCACCGGCACCTGCCCCAGCGCGGACCAGGTCGCCGACTTCGCGCCGCGCCAGGCCAGCCAGGTGCTCGACTCGCGCGGCGCCCTGCTGGGCACCTTCCACCGCGAGCGGCGCACGGTCGTACCCATCAAGTCGCTCCCGCGCTACGTGCCGCTGGCGTTCGTCTCCATCGAGGACGCGCGCTTCTACCACCACGAGGGGGTGGACCCCATGCGCGTGGTGGGGGCGATCCGCGACAACATCCTGGGCGGCTTCGGGGCCACGGGCGGCAGCACCATCACCATGCAGCTCGCCCGCAACCTCTTCCCCCAGCAGCTCCCGGCGGGCGAGAAGAGCATGCGGCGCAAGATCGCCGAAGCCAAGCTGGCGCTGGAGATGGAGCGGAAGCTCTCCAAGGACCGGATCCTGGAGCTGTACCTCAACCACATCTACCTGGGCGCCGGGGCGTACGGCATCGAGGCCGCGTCGCGCACCTACTTCAACAAATCGGCGTCGCAGCTCACCCTGTTGGAGGCGGCCACGCTGGCCGGGCTTCCGCAGGCGCCCAGCGCGTACAACCCGCGCGAGCACCCCGAGCGCGCGGAGCGGCGGCGCAACCGCGTGCTGGAGATGATGAGGCAAGAGGGTGTCATCACCCCCGCGCTCGCCGCCGAGCTCCAGCGGCAGCCAGTGACGGTGGCGCCACCCACCAACGCCCTCCGCTCCCCCTACTTCGTGGAGGCGGTGCGGCGCGAGCTGGAGCCGCGCTTCGGCGAGCTGCTGTACACGGGCGGGCTGCGCATCTACACGGCGCTCGACCCGGTGCTGCAGCAGACGGCGGAGCAGGCGCTGGAGGCGCAGATCAGGGCGATCGAGGGGGGGACGTACGGCGGGTACAGGCACCCGACCTACGAGCGCTTCACGGCGGGGCTCAAGCCGGACCAGGCGGTGCGCCACACGCCGTACCTGCAGGGGTTGGCGGTGGTGATGGACCCCAACACCGGCGCCGTGATGGCGATGGTGGGCGGGCGCGACTTCAAGCAGTCGCAGTTCAACCGCGCCACGCAGGCGCTCCGCCAGCCGGGCTCCGTCTTCAAGCCCTTCGTCTACGCCGCGGACCTGGAGCGGGGGCGCTCGCCCCTCTTCGCCGTGTCGGACGGGCCGCTCACCGTCGGCACCTGGAGCCCCAAGAACTACGACGGGCGCTACGGCGGCCACATGACGCTGCGCTCCGCCCTGCGCAACTCGCGCAACCTGGCCACCATCCGGGTAGGGCGCGACGCGGGGTTCGAGCGGGTAAAGGACCTGGCGCGGCGCGCGGGGATCAGCACGCCCATCCCTGGCTTCCCGTCGGTGTACATCGGCGCGGCGGCGGTGTACCCCGTCGACCTCATCTCCGCGTACGCCACCTTCGGCAACGGCGGCTACCGGGTGGAGCCGCGCTACGTCACCCGCGTGGAAGACCACCAGGGGAAGCTCCTCTGGCAGCCCCCCGCGCCCACGCGCCGCACGGTGGACCCGGCGGTGGGGTGGATCATCACCGACATGATGCGCGAGGTGGTGGACCGCGGCACGGGTTACGGGGTGCGCGACCCCTCCATCGGCGGGATCTCGTACGACATCCCCATCGCCGGAAAGACGGGGACGACCAACTCCGCAACAGACGTGTGGTTCGTGGGGTACACCCCTGAGCTGCTGACCGGCGTGTGGCTGGGGCTGGACAATCCGCAGACGATATTGGGCGGCGCCACGGGGGGAACGCTGGCGGTGCCGGTGTGGGCGCGGATTATGCGAAAAGCGTACGAAACACGGCGCCCTCCTCCAGCATGGCCCCGCCCGCGCAGCGTAGTGGCGCGCCGGGTGAGCGGGGGGCGCGTGCTGACGGCGGACTGCCCGTACGGCGGCGGAACCACGGACTACTTCGCGGCCCGGTACGCACCCCCGGCCAGCTGCGCGGCGCCCGCGGTGCGCACCCCAACCTTTGTCGATCCAACGCCGGAGCTTCCCGGCCGTCCCGTCTTCCCCGGGCAGCCACGCGTGCCCCAGCCGGAAGACTTCATCAAGCCCCAGCCCGCGCAGCCGGAGAAGCGTCCATGA
- a CDS encoding Nif3-like dinuclear metal center hexameric protein yields the protein MPAFTDLAASIERITGADRFAEQPPSVFAASTGEVRRLGLALEPSAAVMEQVRGEGLDALFLHRPWGVEVERLPADVGVLASHLPFDERLTVGYNPDLAEALGLSRIEALGAKEGRPLGMIGDFAGGLEALVTRIAAELGEPEHIERGSGSRTERVAVVGAMTDALVREAVARGAGAYVTGQMRAPARATIIETGIAVVAVGHRHAEVWGLHLLARLLRAEWPGVTIVVLDAP from the coding sequence ATGCCCGCCTTCACCGACCTTGCCGCCAGCATCGAGCGGATCACCGGCGCGGATCGTTTCGCGGAGCAGCCGCCGAGCGTCTTCGCCGCGTCCACGGGCGAGGTGCGCAGGCTGGGGCTGGCGCTGGAGCCATCGGCGGCGGTGATGGAGCAGGTGCGGGGTGAGGGGCTGGATGCGCTCTTCCTCCACCGCCCGTGGGGCGTGGAGGTAGAAAGGCTCCCAGCTGACGTCGGGGTGCTGGCGAGCCACCTGCCTTTCGACGAGCGGCTGACCGTTGGATACAACCCTGATCTGGCGGAGGCACTAGGCCTTTCCAGGATCGAGGCGCTGGGGGCGAAGGAGGGGCGTCCGCTCGGGATGATCGGGGACTTCGCGGGCGGGCTGGAGGCGCTTGTGACGCGCATCGCGGCTGAGCTTGGAGAGCCGGAGCACATCGAGCGTGGGAGCGGTAGTCGAACCGAACGCGTGGCGGTGGTCGGCGCGATGACGGATGCACTCGTGCGCGAGGCGGTGGCCCGGGGCGCGGGCGCCTACGTGACCGGTCAGATGCGCGCCCCCGCCCGCGCCACGATCATCGAGACCGGGATCGCCGTCGTCGCGGTGGGCCACAGGCACGCCGAGGTGTGGGGCCTCCACCTGCTCGCCCGCCTTCTCCGCGCGGAGTGGCCGGGGGTTACCATCGTTGTCCTCGACGCGCCGTGA
- a CDS encoding VOC family protein: protein MRVEGITWHAVTLKDETQFAAMKELATEAFGLSPMMEMPGISVFAMPNGTLLELYTPETVPAYGYNGSIAFGFRVDDVEEASRAVTAAGGELLGEITRVEGMGYAYRHFRGPDGRVYGLNEQKAPAAE from the coding sequence ATGCGAGTTGAAGGAATCACCTGGCACGCCGTTACGCTCAAGGACGAAACGCAGTTCGCCGCGATGAAGGAGTTGGCGACGGAAGCGTTCGGCCTCTCGCCCATGATGGAGATGCCGGGGATCAGCGTCTTCGCGATGCCGAACGGCACTCTCCTTGAGCTGTACACGCCCGAGACGGTGCCGGCCTACGGGTACAACGGGAGCATCGCGTTCGGCTTCCGCGTCGACGACGTGGAGGAGGCCTCCCGCGCCGTGACCGCCGCGGGAGGCGAGCTGCTGGGCGAGATCACCCGGGTGGAGGGGATGGGCTACGCCTACCGCCACTTCCGCGGACCGGACGGGCGCGTGTACGGGCTGAACGAGCAGAAGGCGCCAGCCGCGGAGTAG
- a CDS encoding MarR family transcriptional regulator: MYRADQLLKPLGLTGTQYNVLRILNGAGPEGLCGTDIGGRLISPVPDMTRLLDRMAEAGLLVRERDPVQRRLVRARLTDAGRAKLREATPVLDALHREQFRRFTPEQLETFRSLLELFAEPAAAS, encoded by the coding sequence ATGTACAGGGCGGACCAGCTGCTCAAGCCGCTCGGGCTGACCGGCACGCAGTACAACGTGCTCCGCATTCTGAACGGGGCGGGGCCCGAGGGTCTCTGCGGCACGGACATCGGTGGGCGGCTGATCTCGCCCGTACCGGACATGACGCGCCTGTTGGATCGCATGGCCGAGGCGGGGCTCCTGGTGCGGGAGCGGGACCCCGTCCAGCGCCGCCTCGTGCGGGCGCGGCTCACCGACGCGGGACGCGCGAAGCTGCGGGAGGCCACGCCGGTGCTCGACGCGCTTCACCGCGAGCAGTTCCGCCGGTTCACGCCCGAGCAGCTCGAGACGTTCCGTTCTCTGCTGGAGCTGTTCGCGGAGCCGGCCGCCGCCAGCTGA
- a CDS encoding VOC family protein, translated as MMDEHHAPRLGDAPAGLADFATLGPVHLDVIDGARSVGFWRDVVGLHLRGQDDAGIELGTEDETLLVLHPGATSRVQRGFSGLYHVALHLPDEPEFARVLARLIERRWPVAPTDHVMSKALYLDDPDGIGLELALETPERRRSVQMVDGGIVVIDAEGRRRSPTEPLDVEQLLSRLPDSDVERAVPPGTTVGHIHLHVGDLEAARRFYGDGIGLRQQMYLPQMRIADFDAGGRFPHRLALNVWQGAGAPQRPAGTAGLHHYNIRFDTGGRLEAALQRLPNAAPHAGGVWVADPAGNRILLTA; from the coding sequence ATGATGGACGAGCACCATGCGCCCCGGTTGGGGGACGCCCCGGCCGGCCTTGCGGACTTCGCGACCCTGGGGCCCGTGCATCTGGACGTGATCGACGGCGCCCGCTCCGTGGGCTTCTGGAGGGACGTCGTCGGGCTCCACCTTCGCGGACAGGACGACGCCGGGATCGAGCTGGGCACCGAAGACGAGACGCTGCTCGTCCTGCATCCCGGAGCCACGAGCCGCGTACAGCGCGGCTTCAGCGGGCTCTACCACGTCGCGCTGCACTTGCCCGACGAGCCGGAGTTCGCGCGCGTGCTCGCCCGGCTGATCGAGCGGCGGTGGCCGGTCGCCCCGACGGACCACGTGATGTCCAAGGCGCTCTACCTGGACGACCCGGACGGGATCGGCCTCGAACTGGCGCTGGAAACCCCGGAGCGCAGGCGCTCCGTCCAGATGGTCGATGGCGGCATCGTCGTCATCGACGCCGAGGGGAGGAGGCGCAGTCCGACCGAACCGCTGGACGTGGAACAGCTCCTCTCGCGGCTCCCAGACAGCGACGTGGAGCGGGCGGTGCCGCCCGGGACGACGGTGGGCCACATCCACCTGCACGTTGGCGATCTGGAGGCGGCGCGCCGGTTCTACGGCGACGGAATTGGACTCCGCCAGCAGATGTACCTGCCGCAGATGCGGATTGCGGACTTCGACGCGGGCGGGCGGTTCCCGCACCGGCTGGCGCTGAACGTCTGGCAGGGTGCGGGAGCGCCCCAACGGCCGGCAGGGACGGCGGGCCTCCATCACTACAACATCCGGTTCGACACCGGGGGCCGCCTGGAGGCGGCGCTCCAGCGGCTTCCGAACGCCGCACCACATGCGGGCGGAGTATGGGTCGCCGATCCGGCGGGCAACCGGATCCTGCTCACCGCCTGA
- a CDS encoding DoxX family protein: MSTIDSTRTAPQSRRGLRVTLWTLQVLLAIAFGMSGLLKLATPVADLAAQMAWVGSVPAALVRFIGAAELAGALGLILPSLTRIQPRLTVLAALGLVVVMVLASLVHATRGEFGMIPVNLVLGALAAIVAWGRGKAAPIAPRGA; the protein is encoded by the coding sequence ATGTCCACCATCGATTCGACTCGCACCGCACCGCAGTCCCGCCGTGGCCTTCGCGTGACGCTCTGGACCCTGCAGGTCCTGCTCGCCATCGCCTTCGGCATGTCCGGCCTGTTGAAGCTTGCGACGCCCGTGGCTGACCTCGCCGCGCAGATGGCGTGGGTGGGGAGCGTGCCCGCCGCCCTGGTGCGCTTCATCGGCGCCGCGGAGCTGGCCGGCGCCCTGGGCCTCATCCTCCCCTCGCTGACCCGGATCCAGCCGCGCCTGACCGTCCTGGCCGCGCTCGGTCTCGTCGTGGTGATGGTGCTGGCCTCGCTCGTCCACGCCACGCGCGGCGAGTTCGGGATGATCCCGGTGAACCTGGTGCTCGGCGCGCTGGCGGCCATCGTGGCCTGGGGCCGCGGCAAGGCCGCTCCCATCGCGCCGCGTGGCGCCTGA
- a CDS encoding NAD(P)-binding domain-containing protein, translated as MGSAFAKRLAAAGHEVSITAQDPSHAEQAASAAGGNARAVPHGQIASGAELLILATPYGAAADALRGAGDVSGKTVIDISNPLAPDFSGLTVGFTSSAAEEIQKAVPGARIVKAFNTVFAPVLGSAPGATKVQVLYAGDDETAKQAVRGAIESAGFEAVDAGPLSNARYLEPLGMLNIYLGFMAGRGTGIAPAWVTAV; from the coding sequence ATGGGCTCCGCCTTCGCGAAGCGTCTCGCGGCCGCCGGCCACGAGGTCTCCATCACGGCGCAGGACCCCTCGCATGCCGAGCAGGCGGCCTCCGCCGCGGGCGGCAACGCGCGCGCCGTGCCGCACGGCCAGATCGCCTCGGGCGCCGAGCTGCTCATCCTCGCCACCCCCTACGGTGCTGCCGCCGATGCGCTGCGCGGCGCGGGGGACGTGAGCGGGAAGACGGTCATCGACATCAGCAACCCCCTCGCCCCGGACTTCTCCGGCCTGACGGTCGGCTTCACCTCCTCGGCGGCCGAGGAGATCCAGAAGGCGGTGCCGGGTGCCAGGATCGTGAAGGCGTTCAACACCGTCTTCGCTCCGGTGCTCGGCTCGGCGCCGGGCGCGACCAAGGTGCAGGTGCTCTACGCCGGCGACGACGAGACGGCGAAGCAGGCGGTGCGTGGCGCGATCGAGAGCGCCGGCTTCGAGGCCGTGGACGCCGGTCCGCTCTCGAACGCGCGCTACCTGGAGCCCCTGGGGATGCTCAACATCTACCTCGGCTTCATGGCCGGCCGCGGGACCGGCATCGCGCCGGCCTGGGTGACGGCCGTCTGA
- a CDS encoding PBP1A family penicillin-binding protein, whose protein sequence is MNPKLKIALLSILALFVVGFGWLWFAPCGMGGCAPVSELEQYQAEGSELLDADGKPFGTLSTANRRVVPIDSVPEYLPQAFVAIEDRRFYDHGGVDWKRFGGALFANVKRGGVSEGGSTITMQLARNLFPKALPYTERSIRRKVMEIRVARQIERAFDKKKILELYINHIYMGEGAYGVEAASRTYFGKPAAQLTLAEAATIGGLGQLPSRRNPREDRDAARTRRNTVLRAMADVGYVPRADAEAAMKEPMRVSRPNKDTRQRGSYYVERVRRELEDRVGERFYTAGLRVFTAYDPVAQAAAESEVARQATAIESGAFGSFNHPKYTRGKESTDASGTPYLQGAAVVMDARNGEVRALVGGRDYEDSNYDRIFQALRQPGSAFKPFVYLAAIGQGVPPTQKFEDAPLQVRMSRGSTWSPRNYTGTFDGPITVRDALTRSKNVVTVKLAQEVGMGRVADQARSLGITTPVPENPAVALGSAEVRPIELVGAYAAFANMGERVVPHLVRRVETTDGDVLWEAEEEREQVLEAADAFVLTSMLRDVVDRGTGTPVRAAGFRGVAAGKTGTTNAATDVWFVGYTPDLVAAVWFGFDKPQTIVRGASGGTLAAPVWGRIMQRVYARRRAPLEWAPPRGVVTETVDRATGLAVMEGCPARGPTYTEYFVNSRPAAEPCNVVGGYPPMAMDTAWRDEEWGSTDIQLPPMEGYDPDTVGMTDLERRGVNWPELEAQRRAGERPRTPEAGRVETYPEPVPPTTPRTRRPPTRTDEHPPAEPRRPRVLGEKAPPPPAPEPTPPPAPAPPDTSGGGSPLGAR, encoded by the coding sequence ATGAACCCGAAGCTCAAGATCGCGCTCCTCTCCATCCTCGCCCTCTTCGTGGTCGGCTTCGGCTGGCTCTGGTTCGCGCCCTGCGGCATGGGCGGCTGCGCCCCCGTGAGCGAGCTGGAGCAGTACCAGGCCGAGGGCTCCGAGCTGCTGGACGCGGACGGGAAGCCCTTCGGCACCCTGTCCACGGCCAACCGGCGCGTGGTCCCCATCGACTCGGTTCCCGAGTACCTTCCGCAGGCCTTCGTTGCCATCGAGGACCGGCGCTTCTACGACCACGGCGGCGTGGACTGGAAGCGCTTCGGCGGCGCGCTCTTCGCCAACGTCAAGCGCGGCGGCGTGTCGGAGGGGGGGAGCACGATAACGATGCAGCTCGCCCGCAACCTCTTTCCCAAGGCGCTGCCGTACACCGAGCGCTCCATCCGCCGCAAGGTGATGGAGATCCGCGTGGCGCGGCAGATCGAGCGGGCGTTCGACAAGAAGAAGATCCTCGAGCTGTACATCAACCACATCTACATGGGCGAGGGGGCGTACGGGGTGGAGGCGGCCTCGCGCACCTACTTCGGCAAGCCCGCCGCGCAGCTCACGCTGGCCGAGGCCGCCACCATCGGCGGGCTGGGGCAGCTCCCCTCGCGGCGCAACCCGCGCGAGGACAGGGACGCCGCCCGCACCCGGCGCAATACCGTGCTGCGCGCCATGGCCGACGTGGGCTACGTTCCCCGCGCGGACGCCGAGGCGGCGATGAAGGAGCCGATGCGGGTGTCGCGCCCCAACAAGGACACGCGGCAGCGCGGCTCGTACTACGTGGAGCGGGTGAGGCGCGAGCTGGAGGACCGGGTTGGCGAGCGCTTCTACACGGCCGGCCTGCGCGTCTTCACCGCCTACGACCCGGTCGCCCAGGCCGCCGCCGAGAGCGAGGTGGCGCGCCAGGCCACGGCCATCGAGTCGGGCGCCTTCGGGAGCTTCAACCACCCCAAGTACACGCGCGGCAAGGAGAGCACCGACGCCTCCGGCACCCCGTACCTGCAGGGCGCGGCGGTGGTGATGGACGCGCGCAACGGCGAGGTGCGGGCGCTGGTGGGCGGGCGCGACTACGAGGACTCCAACTACGACCGCATCTTTCAGGCGCTGCGCCAGCCCGGCTCGGCGTTCAAGCCGTTCGTGTACCTGGCCGCCATCGGGCAGGGAGTGCCCCCCACGCAGAAGTTCGAGGACGCCCCGCTGCAGGTGCGGATGTCGCGCGGCAGCACCTGGAGCCCGCGCAACTACACCGGCACCTTCGACGGCCCCATCACCGTGCGCGACGCGCTGACCCGCTCCAAGAACGTGGTCACCGTCAAGCTGGCGCAGGAGGTGGGGATGGGGCGCGTGGCGGACCAGGCGCGCTCGCTGGGCATCACCACGCCCGTCCCTGAGAACCCCGCCGTCGCGCTGGGCTCGGCCGAGGTGAGGCCGATCGAGCTGGTGGGGGCGTACGCCGCCTTCGCCAACATGGGCGAGCGCGTGGTGCCGCACCTGGTTCGCCGCGTGGAGACTACCGACGGCGACGTGCTGTGGGAGGCGGAGGAGGAGCGCGAGCAGGTGCTGGAGGCGGCGGACGCCTTCGTCCTCACCAGCATGCTGCGCGACGTGGTGGACCGCGGCACGGGCACCCCGGTGCGCGCGGCCGGCTTCCGCGGCGTCGCCGCCGGAAAGACGGGGACCACCAACGCCGCCACAGACGTCTGGTTCGTGGGCTACACGCCCGACCTGGTGGCCGCGGTCTGGTTCGGGTTCGACAAGCCGCAGACCATCGTGCGCGGCGCATCCGGCGGCACGCTGGCGGCGCCGGTGTGGGGGCGCATCATGCAGCGCGTCTACGCCCGCCGCCGCGCGCCGCTGGAGTGGGCGCCGCCGCGCGGCGTCGTCACCGAGACGGTGGACCGCGCCACGGGGCTGGCGGTGATGGAGGGATGCCCCGCGCGCGGCCCCACCTACACGGAGTACTTCGTCAACAGCCGCCCGGCCGCCGAGCCGTGCAACGTGGTCGGCGGCTACCCGCCCATGGCGATGGACACCGCCTGGCGCGACGAGGAGTGGGGCTCCACCGACATCCAGCTCCCGCCCATGGAAGGGTACGACCCGGACACGGTGGGGATGACGGACCTGGAGCGCCGCGGCGTGAACTGGCCGGAGCTGGAGGCGCAGCGCCGCGCCGGCGAGCGCCCCCGCACCCCCGAGGCCGGGCGCGTGGAGACGTACCCCGAGCCGGTGCCGCCCACCACGCCGCGCACGCGCAGGCCCCCGACGCGCACGGATGAGCACCCGCCCGCGGAGCCGCGCCGGCCGAGGGTGCTGGGCGAAAAGGCGCCGCCGCCGCCCGCCCCGGAGCCCACGCCGCCCCCGGCGCCGGCCCCTCCGGACACGTCGGGCGGAGGGTCGCCGCTGGGCGCGCGGTGA
- a CDS encoding DUF4112 domain-containing protein, with protein sequence MQNDAQSSAGRLKRLDGLAYLLDNSIPIPGTGARVGIDALIGLVPGIGDVAGTAMSAYIVMQAARMGAPASVVARMVLNVGVETIVGTIPFLGDLFDAGWKANARNIKLLRTVVEQPGVARRSSRAVVLGAGLALLLILAAIGVVAFAVVRAMWYWLTSPGGPGLT encoded by the coding sequence GTGCAGAACGACGCACAGAGCAGCGCCGGCAGGCTCAAGCGGCTGGACGGGCTGGCGTACCTGCTGGACAACTCCATCCCCATCCCCGGCACGGGGGCGCGGGTGGGGATCGACGCGCTGATCGGCCTCGTCCCCGGCATCGGCGATGTGGCGGGGACGGCGATGTCCGCCTACATCGTGATGCAGGCGGCACGGATGGGCGCGCCCGCCTCGGTGGTCGCGCGCATGGTGCTAAACGTGGGCGTGGAGACCATCGTGGGCACCATCCCCTTCCTCGGCGACCTGTTCGACGCGGGGTGGAAGGCCAACGCGCGAAACATCAAGCTGCTGCGCACGGTGGTGGAGCAGCCCGGCGTCGCGCGCAGGTCGAGCCGCGCGGTGGTGCTCGGCGCGGGGCTGGCGCTCCTGCTCATCCTGGCGGCGATCGGGGTGGTGGCGTTCGCGGTGGTGCGCGCGATGTGGTACTGGCTCACGAGCCCAGGCGGACCCGGACTGACGTGA
- a CDS encoding VOC family protein gives MSTMTTDRMPYTRESRALLPDALRLGPVRLAVSNLERAVGFYTRVIGLQVAARGREGGYEVAHLSAGGPGYEDVVVLQEEPGARPAGKHLPHTGLYHVALNYPSRLELARTARRIADSGARVGGSDHKTHEAVYLTDPDGNGLELAWDAPRDQWPATLSRYMREGMDPLDVEGLLAMTAGEPVTPPAAPGLRVGHLHLHVGSIPEARAFYVDLLGLELQMDLGTGAFVSAGRYHHHLGFNTWRGEGATPRPAEFTGLREWRIYLPADGDVQAARARLEAGGVRVTSAGPDAFITADPWGIPLYVGLDPLR, from the coding sequence ATGAGCACCATGACCACTGACCGGATGCCGTACACCCGGGAGTCGCGCGCCCTGCTGCCGGACGCGCTCCGGCTGGGGCCGGTGCGGCTGGCCGTCTCGAATCTCGAGCGGGCGGTCGGGTTCTACACCCGCGTCATCGGCCTTCAGGTCGCCGCGCGCGGCCGGGAGGGCGGATACGAGGTGGCGCACCTGAGCGCCGGCGGCCCTGGATACGAGGACGTCGTGGTGCTCCAGGAGGAGCCGGGCGCACGTCCCGCCGGCAAGCACCTGCCGCACACGGGGCTCTACCACGTGGCGCTGAACTACCCGTCACGACTGGAGCTCGCCCGCACCGCTCGCCGCATCGCCGACTCGGGTGCGCGGGTCGGCGGCTCGGACCACAAGACGCACGAGGCCGTCTACCTCACCGACCCGGACGGCAACGGGCTGGAGCTCGCGTGGGATGCGCCGCGCGACCAGTGGCCGGCGACGCTGTCCAGGTACATGCGCGAGGGCATGGATCCGCTGGACGTGGAGGGGCTGCTCGCGATGACGGCCGGCGAGCCGGTCACCCCGCCGGCCGCGCCGGGGCTGAGGGTAGGGCACCTGCACCTGCACGTCGGGAGCATCCCTGAGGCGCGCGCCTTTTACGTGGATCTCCTGGGCCTCGAACTCCAGATGGACCTGGGGACCGGCGCCTTCGTATCGGCCGGCCGCTACCACCACCACCTCGGCTTCAACACGTGGCGCGGAGAGGGCGCGACGCCGCGCCCGGCGGAGTTCACGGGGCTGCGCGAGTGGCGCATCTACCTGCCGGCGGACGGCGATGTCCAGGCCGCCCGGGCGCGGCTGGAAGCAGGGGGTGTGCGGGTGACATCCGCAGGACCGGATGCGTTCATCACCGCCGACCCGTGGGGCATTCCGCTCTACGTCGGCCTGGACCCGCTGCGCTGA